From Paenibacillus sp. FSL H8-0537:
TGTTGGCGAGGATCAAGACCGTGGCCGTCGCTACCTGCCGCTTGAAATGCTGCGTCAGTACGGCTATAGCGAGCAAAGCTTTGAGGCCGGGGTCATTGACGATCATTTTCGGGCGCTTATTCATGCGCTGGAGCGCCAAGCGAAGGATTGGTTTCACAAGGGGCTGGCGAATTTAAGCAGCTATCCGCCGGAAAGCGCGTTTGCGGTGGAGCTTGCGGCTGGCTTTTACGGGGCTATTTTGGATCAGGTGATTGCGAATCGTTATGAGGTGTATGCGAAGCGGGCGGTCGTGGGGCCGCTGACGAAGCTGAAAATTTATAAATCGATCAAAGAGAAATATTTAACGGATATTATGCTGGAAAGCGGAGCCGTATCGTTATGATGCGGCAGCTGTTCTTATTCTGGTATGTGGTGGGCCTCATTCTTATGCTGACGATTGGCGTTCCGGCGCCGCTGGCCTTCTCGAACGGCTTGTTTCTCGTCTTTTATGCGATGTATGCAGTTAGCCTAGAGCAAGGCTTGCGGGAACGGACTCCTTTAAGCTGGGGGCGCATCGCATTTGTCGGACTCTCGACGTTCGGTGTAGAATGGCTGAGCGTTACAACGGGCTGGCCGTTTGGTGAGTACAACTATACGCCAGTGCTCGGTTTTCTGCTTGGCGGCGTGCCGGTAACGATTGCTTGCGCCTGGGTCGGCGTATTTCTGAACGGCATGCTGCTATCGAAGGGCGACAATCGTTGGGTGCGGGCGCTGCAAACCGGACTTTTCACCGTTACGCTGGACTTGGTGCTCGATCCGGTAGCTTATGCTCGGGGCTTCTGGCTGTGGGAAGAGGGCGGTGCCTACTTTGGCATTCCGGCGACGAATTTCATCAGCTGGTTTATGATCTCAGCGGCGCTGTCGCTGCTGTTTCCGGTTCGCGAAATTACGCACGCTGTACGCCGGGAGTCGGCAAGGCTGGGCCAACTCATGCTGCTCATGTTCGGTGTGCTTGGCATGAAGGAAGGGCTGTATGTGCCAATGCTCATAGCTGTCGCTGCGGCTGCTGTGCTGGAAGGAGTCGTGATTCGCTATCATCACATCGCAAAAGAGCAGGTGGTTTGAGGAGGTGTTTTTCCGTTACAATAAACACTATTTGCTGAAACGGCATTTTCATGAAGTGTCGCTGCGAGGGGAGCTGGAGCAGGCTCTGGCCGATCGTCCTTTGCTGATTATTATGAATCACAGCAGCTGGTGGGACGGGCTGCTCGTCTACCATATGATTCGGAGCGAGTCGCAGCGGCAGCATTATATGATGATGGATGAGCGGCAGATGAAGCGATATGCTTTTTTTCGCCGCATTGGTGCTTTTTCGGTGAATAAGGAAAATTTGCGGGAAACGGCAGCCTCGCTGCGTTATGCAGCTGATCTCATGCGAAGCGGTGGAGCCGTCTGGCTGTTTCCGCAGGGCGATATTTTTCATTTGGAAAGCCGCCCGCTGCAATTTCAGACGGGGGTCGGCTATTTACTGGAGCGCTGCCCGGACGCTGCTGTGCTGCCTGTAAGCTTGTATTATACGATGGGGCTGCATCAGAAAACGTCTGCCTCCTTCTCTATTGGCAGCATGATCGAGGCGGACTGGTGCGCTCTGGGACGCAAAGAAGCGACTTTGCTGCTGGAACGCAGGCTGGAGCAGCAGCTCGGCGAGCATCGGCTGGCTGTTATTGCGAGTGCAGACGGCGAGCGGGATGGCTTCCGCCTGCTGCTGGCGACCGGGCGCTCGGTCAATGAGACGTTCGACCAGATGAAGGGGAGGACGGCGAAATGGAAATCGTTTTTTGGACGATAGCAGCCGTTCTGGCGCTGCAGCTGCTGTTCGTGCTTTGGAATTTGCGCCAGCTGCCGCAGCTAGGCGGCACGGGGGAAGGCCGGCTGTGGCTTGCTGGAGGCGAGGGAGCGGTAGCTGACATTCCGCCAAGGCTGTCCGTGCTTATTCCAGCACGCAACGAAGCGGAGCGAATTGGGGCCTGCGTGCAGGCGGTGCTGGCGGCGGAGCAATCGCCGCTGCTTGAGGTGCTTGTGCTGGATGATCAGTCTGCCGATGGCACGGCTGATGTGGCGATGTTGGCCGCGCAGGGAGATAGGCGCCTGCGCGTGCTGCGGGGAGCGGACTTGCCAGACGGCTGGCTGGGCAAGTCGCATGCTTGCCAGCAGCTGGCGCAGGAGGCGCGCGGCGAATGGCTGCTGTTTCTGGACGCCGATGCGACGCTGCGGCCGGGGGCTCTGCCTGCCGCGATGGACACGGCGCTGCGTCAAGGGAAGGGGCTGATTACGGGCTTCCCCCATCAGCAGACTGGGTCTTGGCTGGAGCGGCTTGTCGTGCCGCTCATGAATTTCACCATCGCCTGCCATCTGCCGATCGGGCTGGTGCGTGGCTCTACTGACGCCAAATTCGTGGCGGCGCATGGCGCTTTTCTGCTGATCCATGCCGAAAGCTACGCGGCGATTGGCGGACACCACAGCTTCAAATCCAAGCTGCTCGATGATATGGAGATGGCGCGTGCGGTGAAGCGGGCGGGCTTGCCCATGACGCTCGCCGATGTATCGGGGCAGGTGAGCATGCGCATGTATACAGATGCAGCGGGCGTGTGGAACGGCTATAAGAAAAATATTTTTGCCGGAACGGGTCGCCAAACGGGCCTTCTCGCGGCACTGGGTATATTTTATGCGCTCATCTATTTGCTGCCGCCTGCTATGTTCATCGCAGCTTTGCTTGCTTACGCCGTTTTTTCGGCAGGGACGCTGGCAAGTACGCTTGCCGCCTGCTTGCTGCCGGCCGCGATAGGCTGGCTGCTGGCGATCATCATTAAAGGGGTGATCGATCATCGCGGCCGCTTGCCGGTGTGGTTTGCTTTATTGCTGCCGGCTGGCATTGTTATGCTTCTTGGCATAGCTGCCGCGTCATGGCGTGCAGCGGCGAGCGGGGAAGGGTATTTATGGAAAGGCAGGCGTTATCTATGAAGCGGGTTGTCATCATTGGCGGCGGCATCGGTGGTTTATCAGCGGCAGCCCGCCTTGCGCATGCAGGCTATGCGGTCACTGTGCTGGAGCAGCAGGAGAAAGTGGGAGGCAAGCTCCAGCGTATCCAGCTTGGGGAATATCGCTTTGATCGGGGGCCAAGCACAATAACGATGACGCATGCTTTTCGCAAGGTGTTTGTTTCAGTAGGCCGCCGCATCGAGGATTATATTAATTTTTATCGACTGGAGCATGGAACGCGCAACTGCTTTACAGATGGCTCGGTCGTGGATTTATCCGCTGACCCGGCTGTGATGGAGGAGCAAATTTCCCGCTATAGTCCGGAGGATGCGCGGCGGTATCGGGCTTTTATGGCCGAGGCAGCGGTGATGTATGGACAGGCGGAGCGTCATTTTATGAACAAAATGATGGTTTCCTGGCAGGATAAGCTGAGTCCTGGGCTAGCGGCAGCATTTGTCCGCATTCGCCCCCTGACGAAGCTGTCCGTGCTGCTGCGCCGTTATTTCCGTCATCCCAATACACTGGCCTTGTTTGGACGTTATGCGACCTATGTCGGCTCGGCCCCTAATCGGGCGCCAGCCATCTTCGCGATGCTGCCGCATGTGGAGGCGGAGCTTGGCATTTTCGGCGTTCGTGGGGGCACGTACAGCATTATTGAAGGACTTCGCCAGCTGGCGGAGGAAATGGGGGCGGAAATACACACCTCGACACGTGTACAGCGCATTGTTGCCAGTGGCGGCCGTGTAAGCGGGGTAGAGACGGACGGCGGTTTTGTGCCCGCTGATCTGGTTCTCGCGAACGGTGATGTGCTTTCCGTATGCCGAGATTTGCTCGGCGAGCAGCTGCGGCCCGCGATGACAGACCGCAAAATGGCAAGCTACGAGCCTTCGCTGTCTGGCTTTGTCACTCTTGCCGGCATTCGCAGACGTTACGATAAGCTGCTGCATCATACTGTATTTTATCCGCAGCGGTATGGGGAAGAATTTGAGGCGATTTTCGAGCGCCGCGTGGCGCCCGCTGATCCTGCGATCTATATATGCTGCTCTGCCTATTCAGAACCGGACATGGCGCCGGAAGGCGGCAGCAACCTGTTTATTTTGGCGAATGCCCCTTATACGTCGGACGCTTGGAGCTGGGAGAGGGAGGCGGAGCGTTATCAGGAACGTCTGTTGAAGCAGTTAGCTGCCTATGGCTTGGTGGGACTGGAACGGAATATGGAGCAGCTTGCTGCTTATACGCCGGAGGATCTGGAGCGGGATACGTCAGCATTTCGCGGCGCCATCTATGGCATTTCCTCGAATTCAGCGAAGCAGACGTTTATGCGGCCGTCCAATCGTGCGGATTTGCGTGGACTGTGGTTTGCAGGCGGAACGACCCATCCCGGCGGAGGAACGCCGATGGTTGCCATGTCAGGGCTGCTCACCGCAGAGGCGATGATTCGGCAGCATTCTTGAAAGAATCTAATGGTGCAAAAGAAAAGCCGCGTCTGGCTGGGTGCAGTAATGCATCCAGCCAAGCGCGGCTTATTTTTTATAACATGGGGCTCATGCCCACAAACTAAAAAGGGTCAAATAAAATAAAAAACCCTTCTAGGATTAGAGGGCCTGCTTGAAACAACTTATTAAATATCGGGACGACACGATTTGAACATGCGACCCCCTGGTCCCAAACCAGGTGCTCTACCAAGCTGAGCTACGTCCCGGGAAAAAAATGGTGCCGTCGAGAGGACTTGAACCCCCAACCTACTGATTACAAGTCAGTTGCTCTACCAGTTGAGCTACAACGGCGTGTTTATGAATCGGACACAAGATGTATTATGCCACAGAAGTTTAGGAGGATGCAATACCTTTTTTTAATTTTTCGAAAAAAAATTCGGGCAGCAGTCAAATGCCCGAATCGGCCTATTTTTTAACTTTAAAATGAACGACTGCGCTGTACAGCATTTTCCCGCGATCGGGATGAAAGACCGCATGATGGCTAATAGCGTGAACTTGTAAAAGCAGTGCCTTATTCGCTTCAATTTGCTGGTCAATATGCTTCTCCAGCGTTCGTAAGTCAAAAGCCTCAAAGAATTCGATTTTATCCTCAATTAAATCTAGTCGAAAATCCATCATTAACCCCCTCAAATCTCTTGCATGCCTAGCTTTCGTTAATAGTATAACGTTGTTCAGCACTAGTTTCAAAGTATCATGTCGGCTAATCACGTTTTTTGTAATTTACAAAAGGGTTTTCCTAAATTATACTTTAAAAGTGTCGAAATAAATAGAAAATTACATACTGAAAAAGGCAAACTTATTGAAAAATAAGGGCGCAAAGTTATGGGCCTAAGGTATTAAGCTATGGCTGCCAAACTACCGGTACAGGACTATAGGCTGATTCAGCTATCCAACTCGTAACGGTGATTGAAAAGCTTTTGTTTTTTTTCAGTGTAAGTAGGAGAGATGGAGTGAAAATGGTGATTAACCGATTGAAAAAGGCAAAATGGTTAAAATGGACATCAGGGGTTTCTGATTTCTTGAAGAAACAAAAGGTCACAACGAAGCTGCTGTTCATTACTTCATTAATTACTTTGTTTAACGTGGTGGCTGGCGGTTGGATTTTTATGCAAAATGCTTCGGTTAGAAGTACAGTGAATGCTTCAAATGAGCTTCAGGAGGCCAAAAAGGAATATCAAGGTGTATCGGATTCGATGCTGCGCACGCTGCTTTCGATGATTGATGCAGTAGAAAACGGCAGCACTGGCGATGATGGAATCAATCTGGCGCTTAAGACGATGCCGGAACGGGTAGAAAAGCTGAAGTCTATACTGGCCTCTCTGGATGCGAAATATCCTCACGGAGATAATGGCAATGCCTATTCGAACCAAGGCAATGTGTTTGGTCTTGCGTTGGAGCAGCTCAACAATGAAAACGGCAATTATAGCCAGCTGACGATTGAAGATCGTTCCGCCAAGGTCAAACAGCTTGTTAGTACATATACGATTGTTCTCAGCTTTGCGAATGAAACGGTAGAAAAATGGCTTGAAGTGGATTCGATTGCAACTCAAGATGCATTGAACAGAAGTCTTGCGGCTGCCAATACGATTATTATAATCAATATTGTGCTGCTTGCCGTTTTGCCGTTCCTCATGTCCTATTCGTTAAGCCAGAATGTGAAAAAAGGCATCGTTGGCTTAATGAAGCGAATTGCCTCCTATCAAAATAACGATTTTACGTATGATGGGAAGCTGGATCGCCAAGATGAATTTGGTCAAATTGACCGTTCGCTGGAGCAAATGGGAAGTGCGCTTCGCGACACGCTTCGTTCGACTATGGATGTCAGTACGGTTGTTCTGCAAGCCTCGCGCAATATGGGCGATATGATTGTTCGCAATCAGAATGCTTCCGAGCAGGTGAAAGAAGAGATTGGCAACGGCAAAACGATTTTGATGACCCAGTATGATGATGCCACCTCCATCTCTGCCGTAACGGAGCAAATATCGGCAAGCTCGCAGCAAATTGCTGCTTCGACCGAATATATTAACCGCGATATGAAAGAAATGAGAGAGTCGTCGCGCACAGGCTCCACCGATATGAAGGGCGTCGTGCAAATGGTCAATCAGACGGTGCAGCAATTTGCCCGAGTAACCGAATCCTTTGACCGGATTAATGAGCGCTACAATAATGTAACGAAGTTTTTGGGCGGCATTCAGGATTTGAACACTCAGACGAATTTATTGTCTTTGAATGCTTCGATTGAATCGGCGCGTGCAGGCGAGCATGGCAGAGGGTTTGCTGTAGTAGCAGAGGAGATTCGCAAGCTGTCGAGCCAGACGGATATCATTTCC
This genomic window contains:
- a CDS encoding carotenoid biosynthesis protein; its protein translation is MMRQLFLFWYVVGLILMLTIGVPAPLAFSNGLFLVFYAMYAVSLEQGLRERTPLSWGRIAFVGLSTFGVEWLSVTTGWPFGEYNYTPVLGFLLGGVPVTIACAWVGVFLNGMLLSKGDNRWVRALQTGLFTVTLDLVLDPVAYARGFWLWEEGGAYFGIPATNFISWFMISAALSLLFPVREITHAVRRESARLGQLMLLMFGVLGMKEGLYVPMLIAVAAAAVLEGVVIRYHHIAKEQVV
- a CDS encoding lysophospholipid acyltransferase family protein translates to MFFRYNKHYLLKRHFHEVSLRGELEQALADRPLLIIMNHSSWWDGLLVYHMIRSESQRQHYMMMDERQMKRYAFFRRIGAFSVNKENLRETAASLRYAADLMRSGGAVWLFPQGDIFHLESRPLQFQTGVGYLLERCPDAAVLPVSLYYTMGLHQKTSASFSIGSMIEADWCALGRKEATLLLERRLEQQLGEHRLAVIASADGERDGFRLLLATGRSVNETFDQMKGRTAKWKSFFGR
- a CDS encoding glycosyltransferase family 2 protein is translated as MEIVFWTIAAVLALQLLFVLWNLRQLPQLGGTGEGRLWLAGGEGAVADIPPRLSVLIPARNEAERIGACVQAVLAAEQSPLLEVLVLDDQSADGTADVAMLAAQGDRRLRVLRGADLPDGWLGKSHACQQLAQEARGEWLLFLDADATLRPGALPAAMDTALRQGKGLITGFPHQQTGSWLERLVVPLMNFTIACHLPIGLVRGSTDAKFVAAHGAFLLIHAESYAAIGGHHSFKSKLLDDMEMARAVKRAGLPMTLADVSGQVSMRMYTDAAGVWNGYKKNIFAGTGRQTGLLAALGIFYALIYLLPPAMFIAALLAYAVFSAGTLASTLAACLLPAAIGWLLAIIIKGVIDHRGRLPVWFALLLPAGIVMLLGIAAASWRAAASGEGYLWKGRRYL
- the crtI gene encoding phytoene desaturase family protein, which translates into the protein MERQALSMKRVVIIGGGIGGLSAAARLAHAGYAVTVLEQQEKVGGKLQRIQLGEYRFDRGPSTITMTHAFRKVFVSVGRRIEDYINFYRLEHGTRNCFTDGSVVDLSADPAVMEEQISRYSPEDARRYRAFMAEAAVMYGQAERHFMNKMMVSWQDKLSPGLAAAFVRIRPLTKLSVLLRRYFRHPNTLALFGRYATYVGSAPNRAPAIFAMLPHVEAELGIFGVRGGTYSIIEGLRQLAEEMGAEIHTSTRVQRIVASGGRVSGVETDGGFVPADLVLANGDVLSVCRDLLGEQLRPAMTDRKMASYEPSLSGFVTLAGIRRRYDKLLHHTVFYPQRYGEEFEAIFERRVAPADPAIYICCSAYSEPDMAPEGGSNLFILANAPYTSDAWSWEREAERYQERLLKQLAAYGLVGLERNMEQLAAYTPEDLERDTSAFRGAIYGISSNSAKQTFMRPSNRADLRGLWFAGGTTHPGGGTPMVAMSGLLTAEAMIRQHS
- a CDS encoding YrzA family protein; the encoded protein is MDFRLDLIEDKIEFFEAFDLRTLEKHIDQQIEANKALLLQVHAISHHAVFHPDRGKMLYSAVVHFKVKK
- a CDS encoding methyl-accepting chemotaxis protein; translation: MKKQKVTTKLLFITSLITLFNVVAGGWIFMQNASVRSTVNASNELQEAKKEYQGVSDSMLRTLLSMIDAVENGSTGDDGINLALKTMPERVEKLKSILASLDAKYPHGDNGNAYSNQGNVFGLALEQLNNENGNYSQLTIEDRSAKVKQLVSTYTIVLSFANETVEKWLEVDSIATQDALNRSLAAANTIIIINIVLLAVLPFLMSYSLSQNVKKGIVGLMKRIASYQNNDFTYDGKLDRQDEFGQIDRSLEQMGSALRDTLRSTMDVSTVVLQASRNMGDMIVRNQNASEQVKEEIGNGKTILMTQYDDATSISAVTEQISASSQQIAASTEYINRDMKEMRESSRTGSTDMKGVVQMVNQTVQQFARVTESFDRINERYNNVTKFLGGIQDLNTQTNLLSLNASIESARAGEHGRGFAVVAEEIRKLSSQTDIISKDITKELKLIQNDFADSSQSLSSFSEVIETTKQASVTASEMFNGLENQSSVLSEQMGEISVGIDEITKGITDIVGSVDKLLQTSSEVNGKMEQMSGMSEDQFEVSIQLQELAEKLQGSSTNLREKAAVFKV